From Gossypium raimondii isolate GPD5lz chromosome 11, ASM2569854v1, whole genome shotgun sequence:
ATTGGCGGGGATTGCGTTTGGATGCAGGTAGATTTAAGTGACCCATGCTTTTGGATCTTCGGTATGAGTTGTTAGTTTAATGGTTGGTTTATCACAGGATTTGGTTGCGGATCCAGATTGGATAAAGGGTTTGGTTGAAATTGTAAGAATGAAATTTCAGAAGTAGAGTAGGTTTTAACTTTGTTGCAGAAGCAAAGGAGGAGTGGGAGGTTTGCAACTTACCAAGTGAAAGTGTAGGGAATGGAATTAGAGAATTTGTGAGATTAACATAGCTTTGGGTGAAAGCATAGTATTGGGGAGGGTGAGAGCAGAGCATGTAGCGTGGCGTACGCGGTCGAATGCGCAGCTGTCCACCAGTGGCACCGCAATATTGGCCTTTATGGAATTctgttttacttattagttccGTGGAACTTTGTCGCCTGGgatttgtataaaataataggGGCATTTCAAACCTATAGATTTCGTTTTCTGgcaataattaattatacttaCTTCTTACATACATCATGAGGGTTTGAATTTGTGGAAATTAATGCACTTGTTTTGGTGTGGGTTTGTTTTATACTATGAGTTTTGAGAGTTACtatcaatattttttgtattttatatgaGATAGCaatagatattatttttatttgataatttttaatcacTCACATGatttgttttaagaaaaaaaactaaatatatattatttcttacaaaagattttaattttgtccGTCAAACTATTATAATACACTAACTTTTTTAATGATACATGAGTAAACCAATAATAATACAAACATAAATAGTTTCCTTCATAATCAACCAAGGTCGGACGCCAATAGATACAATAAGATTCAGAGTTTACTTCATTCAGGACCATTGCCAGcagccttttctttttatttgatatgAAATGTACGCTTTTCAGCAGCAAACACGTGAAACGATTGTCCTCTAATCTATAAAGCTTAATAGACATATGTAATTCGAAAGGCCTAATGTTAATTAATACTCACCAGATTAGAGGGGTAACACAATGAAAAGGGCCTAATAACAACAAACAGGCACCATGTCCTTGACCAACATTGGCATCAATCTTAGATCATGCAGAATTAGCCAAAAAATAAACAGCAGGGAATTTATCAACAGCTAATGCAACATAAACAAGTAGTAACTAACATATAACTCTTCAGAAATCCTAGAGAGCCTTGCTTCTATCAAATTGCACATGAGcagaaaatattataacaatgtaaagaaaaacaaataatgtAACACTTATGAGATAAGCTTTTTAGTATATACAGAAGTGTGTatcccaaaaccctcaaaatgCAAATCCATCATCATGGATAGCCAATCTCCTTTTTAAGGTCTTACAATAGTGCCTCAGCACATCCAGAACCTAGGCCCAGCCATAGAAGGAACCTTTGCAAGAATATCTTGATAATGCTTCAGTCCAGAATTCAGATTTTCCTGGAAGCCCTAAGATTGTACTCATGCTTGAGAAGATTTGCTCTCAGCAGCATTGCCCTCACATCCCAATCAAATTCATTGCCAGTCTGCAAAACCCGCTGGAAAGTTGCATTTCTCTGATCAGCATGTCGTGCATAAAGAATTTTGTTGTGTGAATCGATCCGAGCCTGCAGATACATTATAATCCTCATTGTAAAAGAtacattacaaaaaaaaaaaaggaaaagaaaagaaaaacctttaTCACTTAATTTGAAAAAGTCCATTTCCATTTGAACTGGCTTCCTTCACTCCAGGGAACTAATGTATAAACAAGGATTGACTCTACTTTCCCCCTCTAACTGTTTTCAATGTTTGGGAAGGTTCTCGTTTAGAAATTAggaaattcattttaattgtttttctgcTCTTCACTATAAAAACATGGTCAATGCAAGTTCCAAACGAAAGAgtaaaattcttttcatttatcaCTGAAGAGATACAGATTAATTGACAAATTAAGTTCGAACTGATATTTGAAAAATCATGTACAAAACCAAGTTCACATGCACCAACAAAGCTTAAGAAAAGCAAGAAAGTGGTGAAAAACAATACCTGTATCTGGTTGTCAGTAATTAAGGATTCAAGTTCTTTCTCAAGTCCTGCAACACTTGTTTTAAAGGCATCAGCCATCATTCGCATATCAACAGAAACAAATGGGTGGGTGTACTGGATAAGGGCTTTGCTCCGGATTTGATCATACAGGGTCTCAACATGGTCATGTATATGGATATCAAGCATCAGATTCGATTTGAGGTTTCCAAGATATTCCAAGCAGGAAGCATAATGGCTGCAATAAGAAAGAAGCCACAAGTTAAAAGTCAGCATGTCTCATCAATCAAGAACTCATAAGGACTTGCTGAAGCCCAGAGTCACAAGATAAAAGATTGTATATTATAATCTTAACCACAGAAAATTCactacaaattaattaaagatggATAATACCTCgagtaaaaatcattaataagcTCCCTTACTTCAGGTACCAACTCTAAGAAATTCCGGAAGTTGATATTGTCTATAACTTTGTTCTGCAAAGTCAAAGCATTAGATGAATAAGAAATCTATAAGACAACAGTAAGACAATGCCAGAAAACAAATGACAGGGAGGGGGCGAACTGAAGAGATACATGCCTTCAGTTCAGTTCGATCAAAGCTTGCAAGTGCACAAAGCCCACCATAAGTAGCAACATCTTGAGGGGCAATCACTTCACTGTAGGAATTCCCAAGTTCAGGACCCACTTCCAAAAACTGCATCCATAGAAAAGACAATCAATCCagcaataaaatagtaattgcttggaataaaactaattataaaatctCCCTTGTTACAATTCATAAAAGTACAACAATAATCAATGCAAGATAACCAACAAAAGGAACACTCAACCTCAAAAACCAAGCAAACATTAAATTAATCAGGCCCAACCAACTATAGGGGCTGCTCCAGATAAAGGCCGCAGGACTAAACCTTCAACGCATACAACAATTATACTGTATTAATACCATCGGAAAGAACACTATAATACTAATTTTCTATCGAGTACATCAAGCTCTCTTAAGTTTTCTACCATAATGTACTCCATCAAACCCAACACCATAAGAAGATTTCAGGTTTAATTTTAGGAGTGCAATGTTCCAAGAATGCCTAAAATGTAGCTTGTTTACGCTTGCTTCATCAGGCTTATTGGGCTCAAGATCAAGTCCcgtttattttgagtttatagGCCAAGATTTGAAACCAGATCGTGTGGCTTGAATTGAATGGCTTCTAAATTTAAGTTCTAGAAAATACCAATATGTAAATAACCAACCCTTTCCCGATAATCACAAGGAAGTACCATTATCTTCTATGCATTTCAGCCATATCAAATTCAACACATCTTGCCAGTAAAAGAGAGCATGATACAATCATAAAACAAGCAAAAATGGAAACATTCGAATTATCCAAGGTAACAATTTATAAGCTGACAAACCTTACGAGCAGCAAGCTTGTACTTCTTAGCCTCCAGATGAGCCAATCCAGCAGCACAACGTAGCTTAGCAATAGTTGGAGGGTCAAGTGCCTCGGGTGTTTGCTCAGCCTTACTAACGTAGCTTGTCACATGAGCAAATTGACCCATCTCAATGCTCACAAGAATTGCACTCAAACACATCTGAATAATATGCTTTGACGTTGTACAATAATCGCGAGTTCGAACATAGCTTTTAAAAGCATCCCCCAGTGCGCCATGAGCATAGTAAAAATCTCCAAAATCATTGTATCCCATTCTTATACTTTCTTTGATTA
This genomic window contains:
- the LOC105802653 gene encoding COP9 signalosome complex subunit 1 — protein: MDGEDDAPKSLMEEMYANGIEGVDDAPSSSTSTTIRKNRPIISGEQLDIEAYAALYSGRTKIMRLIFLADHCDNSGMQLEALRMAYDELKKGENTQLFREVVQKIDGRLGPNYSTDATWCAMVDRKADQRKDKLESELNAYRTNLIKESIRMGYNDFGDFYYAHGALGDAFKSYVRTRDYCTTSKHIIQMCLSAILVSIEMGQFAHVTSYVSKAEQTPEALDPPTIAKLRCAAGLAHLEAKKYKLAARKFLEVGPELGNSYSEVIAPQDVATYGGLCALASFDRTELKNKVIDNINFRNFLELVPEVRELINDFYSSHYASCLEYLGNLKSNLMLDIHIHDHVETLYDQIRSKALIQYTHPFVSVDMRMMADAFKTSVAGLEKELESLITDNQIQARIDSHNKILYARHADQRNATFQRVLQTGNEFDWDVRAMLLRANLLKHEYNLRASRKI